The window ACAACTGATGGCGGAGGCGCGGTAATTCCATCCTTCCCCGCATCGACACCTACATTCGGTGGAACAATCACAACTACGGTCCTTAGTGATTCTTCTGTAACACAAAACACAGACAGCGCACAGACCGAGCAGGCAACACCCAAGATCGAGTCGCAAAACAAAAAACGAGATTTTGGTGTGCGAAAAAACACCAGGAAAAAATAAGGAGTGATCAACATGTTACAACGGCTGAGTTTAATCCTATGGATTGCCTTTTTTGTTCCGACTCATATTATTGCGCAGAATGAAACGGACGCCATCAGGCCTTTTCAGAACGAATTCGGCCCCGGCGCACGCGCCATGGCTCTGGGCGGAGCTTATTCGGCTGTTGCGGAAGATTATACCGCGGTATACTGGAACCCGGCCGGGCTTGCGCAAATTCGCAAGATGGAATTTTACGGTAGTTTATCTCATCTAAGTTTGAATAACAGCATTGGTTATCAAGGAACGACCACCGAGACTACAAATGGATTTACCAACATGAATGCAATCGGCGCGGTATTCCCAATTCCCACCTACCGCGGCAGTTTGGTTTTTGGTATCGGCTATCACAGGATCAATTCCTTCGATGATTTTAATCAGGTGATCGGGTCGCCTCGTGATAACACCGGCCGCAGTTTTTATCAAAATGAAAAAACCACAACAGGCGGTAATCTGAACCAGTGGTCTTTTTCCGGGGCCGTGGATCTCACTAAAACATTGTCGGTCGGCGCTACGCTCAATCTCCTGGTTGGCAAAAATAACAACGACGTCGCCTACTTTGAAGACGATAGCTACGATGATCTTCTTTTGGATGTGTATACACGGGAAGTTGAATTTCAAATTAATCCGGATTACTCGGGCGTTGGTTTTAAGATGGGCGCGCTGTTAAAACCCTCCGATAATTTTCGGGTTGCTGTCACGGTCACGGCGCCGTCTTCATTAAAAGCGGAGGAGAGTTCGACTTATTCGGAATATCTAGTTTATGACGATAATACTCCGGACGATCTTTTTACCTCCGATTCTTTTTTGAAATACAGAATCACGTCGCCATGGAAATTTGATTTTGGAGCTTCGTACAAGTATCAATTATTTCTCCTTACAGGCGCAGTTGAAATGACCGACTGGACGCAAACACGATTTCATTCCAACATACTTGATGAAAACGCCAAAGACATCGACGGTGAGATCAACCAAAGTATTCTATCCAATTATCGCCAATCAGCCAACTATCGGCTCGGCGCTGAAGCTGCCATTCCCAATCTTGGGATAAAGGCCATGGCGGGATATTTTTATCAGGAATCGCCTTTCAAAAAAGGTACAGAGCGCATCGCAAGCAACAAACAATATCTATCGGGCGGACTGAGTTTTTTACTGGACAAACAGGTCAAGATCGATGCCTCATATCAACACGGTTGGTGGAAACAATCCACGACGGATTTTTTACTTGGTACAGATTACCAAGGCAATCAACTTGTAACCGATGAGAAAATAACAGCAAATCGTTTTGTCATCAGTTTAAGTTATCGATTTTAGTTTCATCTAATCTATCAAAGTCATGAAGATAATAACATCATCAAACGGCGGACTATTATCCGCCGTTCTTTTTTTGCTCTTCGTTCTATCTAATAACGCACAAAGCCAGGTAGGACGGCTGGATCAGCCGGTGCCGCCTTTACAGCAGATAAAAATAGCCGACTCAGTCTTTGACACAACGATTCTTAAGCTTGTCGATCAAGTGAACGGTAAAGAAATCCACTCTTTGATCGCAACGCTTGCCTCGGATTCGTTTGAGGGGCGGGCAACGGGATCTGCGGGTTTTGAAAAGGCGGCAAATTATGTAAGCAGGCATTTTGAACAAAATAATGTAGTGCCGATCGGCAGTTCGTACTTTCAGAAATTCAAGCTCGATACAAAAACCGTCAGATCGAAAGTTCATTTGCACGAAACCTCTAACGATTCCGTAGAAACCATGAATGTGGTCGGGATAAAAAAAGGCACCCTCTATCCGGACGAGTTCGTCGTGCTCTCGGCGCATCTCGATCATCTTGGGAAAAAACAGGACAGCATTTTTTACGGCGCCAATGACAATGCGAGCGGCGTCGCGGTGATGATGGCCGTCGCGGAGGCGCTGAAGGATATTTCGACAAATTGTTCCGTAGTCTTTATTGCCTTCACGGGGGAAGAGGTGGGTCTGCTCGGCTCAGCCTATTTCGTCACGCATCCGCTGATCGAACTCAAAAAGATCCGATTCATGATCAATCTGGATCTGGTTGGTTCAGGCACTAATGGTATCATGGTTCAGGGTGTGGACGGGCATAAAGAAGTGTTTTCAGAGATTCAGAAGGTCAATCAAAAATATTTTCAGTTCGAGCTCGGTACACGCCCCAATTCTCCCAATTCCGACCACTACTATTTTCATCTTCTCGGTGTTCCGGCATTCTTCATGTATGTCTACAACGGGACGATGCCATATCATTCACCGGGCGATACGGCGGAGAAAATCGATTCTGTCGTGATTGAGAATGTGGCGAAATTTGTGCTGATGAATGTGTGGTGGTTTGCAAAAAAAAGTTGAATGAAATTGTCTAACGGAAAAAAAAAGTCGGAAAGCCCCTTACTCAACTAACAAAATCTTATCACCAACATGAGGAACGACTGAAATGGAAATTGTTAAGCCTATCTGGCCACAAACTATCCGGCTATTGATTTCAATAATTTAAATGGAGATTTATATATGAATTCAGTGAAGTTCCTCATCATAGAAGCATTTATTTTTATTTTTTTTTGTTCTTCGGCTACTTCCGCGCAAGACGGCAAGACCGAAAGTTTTAACTCTATACACAAATCAAGATGGGCATTTCAATTAAGCGATGATTTTAGCTCAGTCATTTTACAATTAAAATATCATGTGTCTAACAACACAGCCATACGTTATGGGATACTTTTTGGTTTAGGAGGAACCGACGGCAAGGGCTCATTTCATAGACTACCAGTTGATACTATAACATCAAAAAGTAAAAATGAGTATGACGATTACACCATATCGAACCGAGTGGAGTTTCTATATTATCCCTACGCTGAAGACCATTTTGCCCTGTATTCCGGGTTTGGTCCTGAGTTGGGGTTCAGTCAATCAAAAGGGATCAACAAGCATGGGGATCCTAATTACTCCGGTAAAAGTGAGATGACGTCGAAATCTTGGTATACCGGAATAAATCTTCTAATGGGATTAGAATGGTTTCCCACAAAAAAAGTGAGTTTATTTACTGAATATGAACTTTATGCGTATTTCCAATCGGCACACCAGACCTATAGCGGCGAAAGCACAAGCACCTTGGAGCCGGAATCATGGGGCTACAAGGATAAGTATAAAAATACAGGTTATAGAACAGGTTCCAACGGCATGAGGCTTGGATTATCTCTGTATTGGTAAAAGTCTAAGGACGTTAACTACGAATAGATCCTGACGGTTGTGAGTCCACATTCAAGTTAGAAACCGCCAACTTTATTAAATTCGGCAACCGTCAGGAAGTTTTTTTTACTAAAGGGTATTCGTGATAGTAAATGTACGAGTGCAACAAATAGATATTGATAAAAACCCCCAACCTGATTATTTTTAGCCTACCTCTGAAAAAGAAATATCATGGTCAGAAACATTATTATAATTTTAATTGTGTCTTTCGCAACGCACGTTCTGCAGGCGCAGAACGTTCGCTGCAGTGCGTCGGTGGAGAGAACGGTGATCGAGGCCGGAGAATCCTTCACGCTGACCGTCGAGATCAGCGGAGATGATATTAATGTGACGGCGTATCCCCAGCTGCCGCCGCTCAAAGGCCTTGAAGCTATTTATGCCAATGCCGGAGAATCCACGTCCATTCAAATCATCAACGGCAAGAAAAGCGTTTCAAAAAGTTATCAGTTTTTGCTCCGCGCAAAAGAAGCCGGCAAATGGACAATACCGTCGATCAGTGTGGAAAATAACGGAAGAGCTTATACCACACAGCCGCTCACCATCGAAGTCGTTCCGGCGGGCACGGTTTCAGGAAATCAAAACGCTTCTTTGTCGAAAGAGGTTTTTCTGGCAATCGTTTCAGCAAAAAAAGAGGCGTATGTGGGCGAACAGATCATGGTTTACCTGAAAATTTATACGCGCGTGAATATTACACAATATTCACCGACGAAAACTCCGAATTTTACCGGATTCTGGGCGGAAGATTTCCCGATCAAACAACCGTTGGAACCGGAGCGCGAAATTCTAAACGGCGTTACGTATTCTACATTTACCATTAAACGGACGGCTGTATTTCCAACGCATGCAGGAACTTTGAGTATTGATCCGGCAGAAATAGACTGCGAACTGCGCATTTCCAAAAAAGGGCGCAGCAATATGTTCGATGACTTTTTCTCACCTTTTGGTGATCCGTTCGGACAAGTTGTACAGACAAAACTCGTTTCCAATTCCGTTGACATCAAAGTGAATGAGCTACCGGCAGAAAAACCGGCGAACTTCACCGGGTTGGTCGGTAATTTTGATGTCACGACTTCCGTCGATAAGGCGTCACTCAAGACCGGTGAGGCGGTGGTTTACAAAGTAGAGATCAGCGGTACGGGAAATATCATGTCAGCGGAAATTCCACCCAACCCATTTTCGGATGATTTTGAAAAATATGATCCAAAATCGTCGGATGAGATCAATAAAAAAGGAAACCTGATCAGTGGGAAGAAAACTTTTGAATACGTGGCCGTTCCGCGCGCGAGCAGACAATTTGAAATACCACCGTACGTTTTTTCCTATTTTGATCCTTCGGCAAAAAAGTACATCACAAAATCTTCGTCATCGCATACGCTCGATATTGCGGTCGGCACAGGCGGTATTGCAAGCGGCGGCGGATTGTCAAAAGAAGAAATTGCTCTTCTGTCCAAAGACATCCGCTATATTAAATCCGACGTAGACGATTGGTTTCAAAGTGATCGCGGTTTTGTATATCGATGGTGGTTCATTCTTCTGTGGATCGTTCCGGCAGGCGCGTGGCTGAGTGGGAATCTATTTTTGAAGAGACGGGCGAGATCGTTGCAGGATATTGAAGGAGCAAAATACAGGAAAGCCAGTCCATTGGCAAAAAAACGCCTGAAAACTGCTGAAAAATTAGTGAGGGAAAATAAGGTCGATACTTTTTATGCCGAAATAGCCAAAACATTGAGCGGCTTGGCGGCGGACAAATTAAAAATTCCGGAAGCAAGTCTTATGAAAGAACTGCTGGAAGAGCGATTCCGAGAAAAGAGAGTTGACGAAGCGTTGATCAAAGAATATTTGGATTGCTTGCATATGTGCGATGAAGCGCGTTTTGCTCCGGAAAGCAAGTCTAAAGAAAAAATCGATGAAGCGTATAACCGCATTCGTTCAGCTATACTGAATATGGACAAGGCAATATAACCCAATGATGAAAATCATATACACGCTCCTGGCGATTACCCTGACATCAAACGTTTTGAATGGACAGGGCATCTCGATCTCTTCGGAAGATCTTTTCGCAAAAGCCAACCTTTCCTATGAGAAAAAACGATATTCCGATGCGCAGATTTTGTATCAACAGCTTGTCGACGCGGATTATTCATCGAAAGAACTTTTTTATAATTTGGCTAACACCTACTTTAAAATGAAAAAATACGGCTATGCTGTATTTTATTATGAAAAAGCCATAAGGCTCGATCCATCCGATGAGGACATCGTCTTTAATCTTGAGTTGACACAACTGTATCTGAAGGATAAAATTATTACTCCGCCTGATTTTTTTGTATATGATATCTCAAAAAAAATAATGCGCTCCTTGTCGACAAACACGTGGGCGGTAATGAGTCTTCTGGGTTGGTATATTTTTGTAGGATTGATATTGCTTGGAAAAATCCACAGGATGCAACGGCGCTATGTCAAAATACTGATAACAACCGTCGGGATTTATCTATTATTTTGTACAATTAATTTTGGCGCCGGGGTGTATTCACGCGCGAAAACCCAGGAAGCAATTATTTTGAATGCCGCCGCCGATGTGAAAAGTGAGCCGGATAACGCAGGAAGTATTATTTTTGTATTGCATGAAGGAACTAAAGTTCAGATTCGTTCGAAAAAAGCAGATTGGTTTGAAATCAAATTGCGGGACGGCAAGGTAGGATGGCTTCGTAGAGACGATTTAGGGATTTTATAATGGGCCAAACTCGCGATCCGCTGCGTTTGTATCCCGCCGTCAAAGTTGTGCTCCTTTTTATTCTGATCATACTTATCATTCGGTACACCGGCATATCGAGTCTCTTTGTTTCAGGTCATTCCCTCATATTTTCTCTCGCCGCAATAGGCCTGATAACGGGAGCGGCTCTTCTGCGACGAAAGATGAGGTTGCTCGCATTCTTGCTTTTTATTTCCGGAATTTTCTTTCTTATTTCCGCCCGTTATCCGTCCGGAAGATTCGAATCATCCCACATTTCACATTTTAATCAATTAGGCCGGGAAGTTGAAGTAAAAGGGATCGTCAGCCGTGATCCGCAATTGATCAAAGATAAAATTCGTTTTGTCTTTGAGGTTCGCTCCATCCGTGTGACTCAACATATTGAGTATCCAACCACCGGCCAATTACTCATCACACTGCGTGACGAGGCTCGTATTCCGAGAACCTATGGTGAGGAGCTGATTCTGTATGGGAGTATTTTTGCTCCAAGAGATGAAAGAAATCCGGGCGAATTTGATTACGCGCAATATCTTGCTTTTCAGAATATTTACGGATTAATGTATCTGGGTGAAGCGGGACAAGTGGCCGCAACGGGACATACGGAAACGAACCCGATCCTGAAATATTTTATTCATCCCATTAAGCATTACGTATTCGAGCTGAATAATTCCACCTTATCGCCGCTTAGCGCTTCGATTTTAACCGGTTTGCTCGTTGGTGAACGCGGTGAAATTCCAAGTGAGGTTTTGGAATATTTCTCCTATAGCGGTACGATTCACATATTGTCTATCAGCGGACTGCATATCGTTTTTATCACGGCATTGCTATTCGGATTTTTCAGTTTTCTCAGGCTGCGTTATAACCTTAGAATTTATTTTACTCTAGCCTGTCTCGTCGTTTATATGGGCGTTGCCGATTTTATTCCATCGGTGGTGCGTGCCGGAATTATGGCCGGCGTCGTTTTAGTTGGCACCCTCTGGCAGGTGAGGGGAAATATTATAAACAGTCTTTTTGTTTCGTTAATCATCATTCTCTTTATGCAGCCGCTGGCATTGTTCGATATTGGCCTTCAATTATCTTTTACGGCAGTATTGTCCATAGTGCTGATTTATCCAAAACTGGAAACGGCATGCAAACGATTTGGTTTTTTTCAATCCGGCGACATGAGTTTAAGTGAAAAAATACTCGCGTTACTTCTCGTGTCTGTTGCCGCCCAGATTGGAACGATTCCTTTTACAGCATATTATTTTTATAAAATCCCGCTGGTCGCGCTTGCGGCAAACGTATTGATCGTTCCTTTATCCAGCTTTGTAATGGGCATTGGTTTTATATCGGCGATGGCCGGCACATTCTCGTTTACTATTGCGCAATGGTTCGCCAACGTCAACGAGTTGTCCATCCTGCTGATGGTCAAGATCGCCGAGTGGTCGTCCAAAATGCCGTTTGCTTACACGGAATTTTACAAGATGGATTTGTGGAGTATGCTGATATTTTACATGATTCTATTTTATTTTCTTACATGGAATGTTCTAAAGATCAGAAAATACGGTATGATTGCGGGATTGGCCGTGATTGCTATTTTCATTTGGAGGCCGGTGTGGAGTTCCGAACAACCACTTGAGATTATATTTCTTGATGTCGGACAGGGCGACGCCGCCGTAGTACGAACTCCTCAAAATAAAACGATTCTTATCGACGCCGGCGATTGCAACGAACATTTTGATCAGGGCGAGAGGGTGGTGGCGCCCTATTTGAGAAAAATCGGCGTCCATCATATTGATTATCTGATCATGTCGCATCCGCATGACGATCACATTGGAGGAGTGTTTTATCTGCTGAAACATTTTACCGTTGGGCAAGTGATTGACCCCGGACAATTTTACCGATCCGATGTGTACGACAGCATTCTGTGCCAAATAGAACGGCGCAGTATTCCACGCCGCATAATACGCGCCGGGGACGCGCTTGCAATTGATAAGGATGTTGCGTTATATTTCATGCATCCGGGGAAACAGTTTGTTTCCGAAAACGCGCCGGCGCCCGCGGGAACGAATAACACATCTCTTGTTTTCCAGCTCAGGTGCCATGGCGTCAAGGCGCTATTTACGGGGGATGCCGAACTCCCAAGCCTGTCCGAAATAGGCGACTACTCGGAAACGCTTCAAAGTGATATTCTGAAAGTCGGCCATCACGGTTCGTGGAACGGGACGTCGCAAACATTTCTGTCGAAAGTGCAGCCTAAGTTTGCCGTTATTTCCTGCGGGGCATTCAATATGTTTAACCACCCATCGCCGGCAGTTGTCGGCGATCTGGTTCACATCGGAGCGAAAGTATATCGAACGGATCAACAAGGAGCCGTAATATTCAGGGCAGATGCCAGCGGTATCTATCGCGTAAGGTAATCTATGTTCGGTTATGATATGATCGTCATGCTTGGTTTTTTTGTCGGCATGATCCTGTACGCCGTTTTGAGCGGGGAAATAATTAAGCGCAAAAATAAACTGATGCATGAACATGTTTTTTTGTTCATGGTCCTTATTCTGACGATATGGCACGGATTCCAGTTTTTTGCATTGACCATCAAACAAGTTTTCGGCCGGCCGGCGCAAGAGATATACACGGAATTACGCTATATATCGCTGTACAGTATTGTGTTCCTTCCGGCGGTGGTGGTACATGTTCACGCCTCTTTCCTGGATTATGTTCATCAACTGGTTGGCCGAAAGGGCGTCTTTTATAAAATATTCCCTCTCTTTTTTTATCTGCCAATTATTTTCATTATTTATTTCGGACAGTATACGATCGTAGATTCACGAAGGCGTATTCTCGATGAAAACATGAGTTTTATTCCCGTCTTTATTTTTTTCATAGTGATCGCGCTCTGGGTTTCTGCAATGCTATCGATTCGAATTATCATGTTGAGCCGAAACGAAAAATGGCGGCAATTTTTTGTGGTCGAGACGGTTATCATTTTTATAATTTCGGCTTTGCTGCTGTACTTTTATTTTTTCGGAGGAACGGGAAACGTTCGATTGGATAAATCGCTCAAAAGTCTATTGATGATTTCCTCGCTCATTCCAACCGGGGTTATGATCTATCTCTTGTACAAATATCCTTTTTACTCTACGGTGGCACGGAGGCGCTTTCTGCTGATCACGATTGCAGGAACTTTTTTGAGTATTTACATCGTAGCGGCGCGAGCATTACGGAAAATGGGAGAAGATAATCCTGATCTCAGCGTTGAAATGCTGGAGATTCTGATTGTGTCGCTGATGTTCATTTTATACGAACCGGTCAAATATATGATACGTCGCATCGCCGGGTACTACGCCCTCAATCAGAAATATTTGTA of the bacterium genome contains:
- a CDS encoding M20/M25/M40 family metallo-hydrolase, which codes for MKIITSSNGGLLSAVLFLLFVLSNNAQSQVGRLDQPVPPLQQIKIADSVFDTTILKLVDQVNGKEIHSLIATLASDSFEGRATGSAGFEKAANYVSRHFEQNNVVPIGSSYFQKFKLDTKTVRSKVHLHETSNDSVETMNVVGIKKGTLYPDEFVVLSAHLDHLGKKQDSIFYGANDNASGVAVMMAVAEALKDISTNCSVVFIAFTGEEVGLLGSAYFVTHPLIELKKIRFMINLDLVGSGTNGIMVQGVDGHKEVFSEIQKVNQKYFQFELGTRPNSPNSDHYYFHLLGVPAFFMYVYNGTMPYHSPGDTAEKIDSVVIENVAKFVLMNVWWFAKKS
- a CDS encoding tetratricopeptide repeat protein, which produces MMKIIYTLLAITLTSNVLNGQGISISSEDLFAKANLSYEKKRYSDAQILYQQLVDADYSSKELFYNLANTYFKMKKYGYAVFYYEKAIRLDPSDEDIVFNLELTQLYLKDKIITPPDFFVYDISKKIMRSLSTNTWAVMSLLGWYIFVGLILLGKIHRMQRRYVKILITTVGIYLLFCTINFGAGVYSRAKTQEAIILNAAADVKSEPDNAGSIIFVLHEGTKVQIRSKKADWFEIKLRDGKVGWLRRDDLGIL
- a CDS encoding DNA internalization-related competence protein ComEC/Rec2 — encoded protein: MGQTRDPLRLYPAVKVVLLFILIILIIRYTGISSLFVSGHSLIFSLAAIGLITGAALLRRKMRLLAFLLFISGIFFLISARYPSGRFESSHISHFNQLGREVEVKGIVSRDPQLIKDKIRFVFEVRSIRVTQHIEYPTTGQLLITLRDEARIPRTYGEELILYGSIFAPRDERNPGEFDYAQYLAFQNIYGLMYLGEAGQVAATGHTETNPILKYFIHPIKHYVFELNNSTLSPLSASILTGLLVGERGEIPSEVLEYFSYSGTIHILSISGLHIVFITALLFGFFSFLRLRYNLRIYFTLACLVVYMGVADFIPSVVRAGIMAGVVLVGTLWQVRGNIINSLFVSLIIILFMQPLALFDIGLQLSFTAVLSIVLIYPKLETACKRFGFFQSGDMSLSEKILALLLVSVAAQIGTIPFTAYYFYKIPLVALAANVLIVPLSSFVMGIGFISAMAGTFSFTIAQWFANVNELSILLMVKIAEWSSKMPFAYTEFYKMDLWSMLIFYMILFYFLTWNVLKIRKYGMIAGLAVIAIFIWRPVWSSEQPLEIIFLDVGQGDAAVVRTPQNKTILIDAGDCNEHFDQGERVVAPYLRKIGVHHIDYLIMSHPHDDHIGGVFYLLKHFTVGQVIDPGQFYRSDVYDSILCQIERRSIPRRIIRAGDALAIDKDVALYFMHPGKQFVSENAPAPAGTNNTSLVFQLRCHGVKALFTGDAELPSLSEIGDYSETLQSDILKVGHHGSWNGTSQTFLSKVQPKFAVISCGAFNMFNHPSPAVVGDLVHIGAKVYRTDQQGAVIFRADASGIYRVR